In a single window of the Natronosalvus caseinilyticus genome:
- a CDS encoding AMP-dependent synthetase/ligase, with protein MGWRESEREFDDDVLEMDTLGQLFAKTVERNRDAPAQRYKGGIYDRSLAGSVVDPAPDGDYAVLSYAEMGAIVERLATGFRDLGVDAGDRVAIFAGTRMEWAQTDFALLSAGAVVTTVYRNSSPDKVRYLLEDPGATGVVVENEALLQRVLEVEEDLDLEFIVSMDDLSDTYDDRKDVYTLADVYARGDEGYDEEAYQGWLAERTPDDLASLIYTSGTTGQPKGVQLTHRNFRTNVNQTYRRFGPRPGKPAGTPSINSNTQSVSFLPLAHVFERTAGHFLMFASGACVAYAESSDTLKEDFQLVSPTTATSVPRVYEKIYDAIREQASESPIKERIFEWATDVSRAYYRADSPGPGLKLKMTVADTLVFSQVKEALGGNIDMLVSGGGTLSAELCTLYHGMGLPIYEGYGLTETAPVVTTNPPEEPKIGTIGPALVDTDLKVDETVVPEESTDTTIGETGELLVKGPQVAKGYWNKPEKTAEAFVEDDDGRWFRTGDIVTIRPDDYLVFHERSKQMLVLSTGKNVAPAPIEDSFAQSQVVEQCMVVGDGEKFVGALIVPNFQYLRDELELEDDARIVDSEAAHDLVQAEIDAVNEDFEKHEQIKRFQLVPEEFTEENEMLTPTMKKKRRVILEKFDEEVADIYPERASDRPAEAAD; from the coding sequence ATGGGATGGAGGGAATCCGAACGAGAGTTCGACGACGACGTACTCGAGATGGACACGCTGGGACAGCTGTTCGCGAAGACGGTCGAGCGCAACAGGGACGCGCCGGCCCAGCGCTACAAGGGTGGCATCTACGACCGCTCGCTCGCGGGTTCGGTGGTCGATCCCGCACCCGACGGCGACTACGCGGTGCTCAGCTACGCCGAGATGGGGGCGATCGTCGAGCGACTCGCGACCGGCTTTCGCGATCTCGGCGTCGACGCCGGTGATCGCGTCGCCATATTCGCCGGGACGCGCATGGAGTGGGCCCAGACCGACTTCGCCTTGCTCTCGGCGGGCGCCGTGGTCACCACCGTCTACCGCAACTCGTCACCCGATAAGGTCCGATACTTGCTCGAGGACCCGGGGGCGACCGGCGTCGTCGTCGAGAACGAAGCACTGCTCCAGCGCGTCCTCGAGGTCGAAGAGGATCTGGATCTCGAGTTTATCGTCTCCATGGACGACCTCTCCGACACGTACGACGACCGCAAGGACGTGTACACCCTCGCCGACGTCTACGCCCGTGGAGATGAGGGTTACGACGAGGAGGCCTACCAGGGCTGGCTCGCCGAACGCACGCCGGACGACCTGGCGAGTCTGATCTACACCAGCGGGACGACCGGCCAGCCGAAGGGCGTCCAGCTGACCCACCGGAACTTCCGGACGAACGTCAACCAGACCTACCGGCGGTTCGGGCCGCGTCCAGGAAAACCGGCGGGGACGCCCTCGATCAACAGCAACACACAGAGCGTCTCGTTCCTCCCACTGGCACACGTCTTCGAGCGCACAGCCGGCCACTTCCTGATGTTCGCCAGTGGGGCCTGCGTCGCCTACGCCGAGAGTTCGGACACGCTCAAGGAGGACTTTCAACTCGTCTCGCCGACGACGGCGACGAGCGTGCCCCGCGTCTACGAGAAGATCTACGACGCCATTCGCGAGCAGGCGAGCGAATCGCCGATCAAGGAGCGCATCTTCGAGTGGGCGACTGACGTCAGCCGGGCGTACTACCGCGCCGACAGCCCCGGACCCGGCCTGAAGCTGAAGATGACGGTCGCCGACACGCTGGTCTTCTCGCAGGTCAAGGAGGCCCTCGGCGGCAACATCGACATGCTCGTCAGCGGCGGCGGCACCCTCTCGGCCGAGCTCTGCACACTCTATCACGGGATGGGCCTACCCATCTACGAGGGCTACGGCCTGACCGAGACTGCCCCCGTAGTCACGACCAATCCGCCCGAAGAACCCAAGATCGGGACGATCGGCCCCGCCCTCGTCGACACCGATCTGAAGGTCGACGAGACCGTCGTCCCCGAGGAGAGCACCGACACCACTATCGGCGAAACCGGCGAGTTGCTCGTCAAGGGCCCACAGGTCGCGAAGGGGTACTGGAACAAGCCCGAGAAGACGGCGGAGGCCTTCGTCGAGGACGACGACGGTCGCTGGTTCCGCACCGGCGACATCGTCACCATCCGGCCCGACGACTACCTCGTCTTCCACGAGCGCTCGAAACAGATGCTCGTGCTCTCGACGGGCAAGAACGTCGCCCCCGCCCCCATCGAGGACAGCTTCGCCCAGAGCCAGGTCGTCGAGCAGTGCATGGTCGTCGGCGACGGCGAGAAGTTCGTCGGTGCGCTCATCGTCCCCAACTTCCAGTACCTGCGGGACGAACTCGAGCTCGAGGACGACGCGCGGATCGTCGACAGCGAGGCAGCCCACGACCTCGTTCAGGCGGAGATCGACGCGGTGAACGAGGACTTCGAGAAACACGAACAGATCAAGCGCTTCCAGCTCGTGCCCGAGGAGTTCACCGAGGAAAACGAAATGCTGACACCGACGATGAAGAAGAAGCGCCGGGTCATCCTCGAGAAGTTCGACGAAGAGGTGGCAGACATCTATCCCGAGCGCGCGTCGGATCGACCGGCCGAGGCGGCCGACTAA
- a CDS encoding AMP-dependent synthetase/ligase — MNWRDAEREYDDAVIDATSLGRLFEDAAERHPNRPAQRYKGGVYDRSLTGGVLRAAADGEFRAISYTEMRDVVRKLAAGFRNLGVDHGDRIGIFADTRMEWAQTDFALLSAGAVVTTVYRSSSPDKVRYLLEDPGATGVVVENEALLERVLEVEDDLDLEFVVSMDTLSSAYDDRNDVHTLAGVYTRGKKTFDLEAYQHWVDEPETDDLASLIYTSGTTGQPKGVQLTHGNFRANVNQIRKRYGPRPDKSADLPVIDESVQTVSFLPLAHVFERTAGHFLMFASGACVAYAESPDTLQEDFSAVRPNSATSVPRVYEKIYDAIREQASESPIKERIFEWATDVGVAYAEADAPGPALRAKHALADRLVFSQVKEALGGNVELLISGGGSLSKELCTLYHGMGLPIYEGYGLTETAPVVTVNPPEEPKIGTIGPALPDVTLRIDESVADQDVFDDPGQVGELLVRGPNVTEGYWNKPSATERAFLEGEAETESDDEDRSEHEDDEVCWFRTGDIVHLRSDGYVEFRERVKQILVLSTGKNVAPAPIEDAFAASEVVEQCMVVGDGEKFVGALLVPNLEHVRKWADREGIDLPEDAEAICADEHVRSYVGKEVDAVNEDFEKHETIKQFRLVPVEFTEDNEMLTPTMKKKRRVILERFDDRVDELYADA; from the coding sequence ATGAACTGGCGGGACGCAGAACGCGAGTACGACGACGCGGTCATCGACGCGACCAGCCTGGGTCGGCTATTCGAGGACGCCGCCGAGCGACACCCCAATCGCCCGGCACAGCGCTACAAGGGTGGGGTCTACGACCGTTCGCTCACCGGCGGCGTGTTGCGGGCGGCCGCCGACGGCGAGTTCCGCGCGATTTCGTACACCGAAATGCGCGACGTCGTCCGGAAACTCGCGGCCGGCTTTCGCAACCTCGGCGTCGACCACGGCGACCGGATCGGCATCTTCGCCGACACCCGCATGGAGTGGGCCCAGACCGACTTCGCCTTGCTCTCGGCGGGCGCCGTGGTCACCACCGTCTACCGATCCTCGTCGCCCGATAAGGTCCGCTACTTGCTCGAGGACCCGGGGGCGACCGGCGTCGTCGTCGAGAACGAAGCACTGCTCGAGCGCGTCCTCGAGGTGGAGGATGACCTCGACCTCGAATTCGTCGTTTCGATGGATACGCTTTCGAGCGCCTACGACGACCGCAACGATGTCCACACTCTCGCGGGCGTCTACACGCGCGGAAAGAAAACATTTGACCTCGAGGCGTACCAACACTGGGTCGACGAACCCGAGACGGACGATCTGGCGAGTCTGATCTACACCAGCGGGACGACCGGCCAGCCGAAGGGCGTGCAGTTGACCCACGGCAACTTTCGAGCGAACGTCAACCAGATTCGCAAGCGCTACGGGCCGCGTCCGGACAAGTCCGCGGACCTGCCGGTGATCGACGAGTCGGTGCAAACGGTCTCGTTCCTGCCGCTGGCCCATGTCTTCGAGCGCACCGCGGGACACTTCCTGATGTTCGCCAGCGGGGCCTGCGTCGCTTACGCCGAGAGTCCCGACACCCTGCAAGAAGACTTCAGCGCGGTTCGGCCGAACTCGGCGACGAGCGTGCCGCGCGTCTACGAGAAGATCTACGACGCCATCCGTGAACAGGCGAGCGAATCGCCGATCAAGGAACGCATCTTCGAGTGGGCGACCGACGTCGGCGTCGCCTACGCCGAAGCGGACGCGCCAGGGCCGGCCCTGCGAGCGAAACACGCCCTCGCGGACCGGCTCGTCTTCTCGCAGGTCAAGGAGGCCCTCGGTGGCAACGTCGAACTCCTCATCAGCGGCGGGGGCAGCCTCTCGAAGGAACTCTGCACGCTCTATCACGGGATGGGGCTGCCCATCTACGAGGGGTACGGCCTGACCGAGACCGCCCCCGTCGTGACGGTCAATCCGCCCGAAGAGCCCAAGATCGGGACGATTGGCCCCGCCCTGCCCGACGTCACGCTTCGCATCGACGAGTCGGTCGCCGACCAGGACGTCTTCGACGACCCAGGCCAGGTCGGGGAGTTGCTCGTCCGGGGACCGAACGTGACCGAGGGGTACTGGAACAAGCCGAGCGCCACCGAGCGGGCATTCCTCGAGGGTGAGGCCGAAACCGAGAGCGATGACGAGGACAGAAGCGAGCACGAAGACGACGAAGTCTGCTGGTTCCGCACCGGCGACATCGTCCACCTGCGGTCGGACGGCTACGTCGAGTTTCGCGAGCGAGTCAAACAGATTCTCGTGCTCTCGACGGGGAAGAACGTCGCCCCTGCCCCCATCGAGGACGCCTTCGCCGCCAGCGAGGTCGTCGAGCAGTGCATGGTCGTCGGCGACGGCGAGAAGTTCGTCGGCGCACTCCTCGTTCCGAACCTCGAGCACGTCCGCAAGTGGGCCGACCGTGAGGGAATCGACCTCCCCGAGGACGCCGAGGCCATCTGTGCGGACGAGCACGTTCGATCCTACGTCGGCAAGGAGGTCGACGCGGTGAACGAGGACTTCGAGAAACACGAGACGATCAAGCAGTTCCGCCTCGTCCCCGTCGAGTTCACCGAGGACAACGAGATGCTGACCCCGACGATGAAGAAGAAGCGCCGGGTCATCCTCGAGCGCTTCGACGACCGGGTCGACGAACTCTACGCCGACGCCTGA